In Oscillatoria acuminata PCC 6304, a single window of DNA contains:
- a CDS encoding PPC domain-containing protein translates to MAVNLADLNFYRAVNPDLAGLNDPEAFSHLINAGVNEGRVFSPYIDLNLYRAINTDLAAAGLTSNRQLYDHLQNAGVAEGRSFSSVFDANFYRAANPDLAAAGLNNEQLLDHFRASGINEGRASAPSFSVSFYIAANPDLQAAGFNFQQALQHYVFAGIREGRMAAPGGPVAPPQPPPPPADPGNTPGTALNVGTLIGTRAFDEFVGFDDREDYYRFDVSSPMNFNLYLDGLTADADVLFYEDTNRNGVIDSGENIFTNSRRGGINSESFSRILAVGSYFVLVQADSEGRNTNYTLRLVNQTSEAVDIGLLNGTRSFSDLVGRTDPRDYYRFNLTSPSSFNLTLDGLTADADVILYEDTNNNGLIDSGEDIFTNSRRSGTNSESISRNLPSGNYFIVVTGDEANTNYNLQISATPGVSPQSTNPINLSDSAISEFTADPLINPRSFNTANDSAIQTFTADGNAGSDLTGGLGNATANLLLKESFTGGNDFANLLAANPVENPDFSQGLALI, encoded by the coding sequence ATGGCAGTCAACTTAGCCGATTTAAACTTTTATCGCGCCGTCAACCCCGATTTAGCCGGATTAAACGACCCCGAAGCCTTTTCCCATCTCATCAATGCGGGAGTCAACGAAGGACGAGTTTTTTCCCCCTACATCGACCTCAATTTGTATCGCGCCATCAATACAGACTTAGCCGCTGCCGGATTAACCAGTAACCGGCAATTGTACGACCATTTACAAAATGCCGGAGTAGCAGAAGGACGCAGTTTTTCCTCAGTTTTTGATGCCAATTTCTATCGCGCCGCCAATCCAGACTTAGCCGCTGCCGGACTGAATAACGAGCAACTTTTGGACCATTTTCGAGCCTCCGGCATCAACGAAGGACGAGCTTCTGCACCGAGTTTTTCCGTGAGTTTTTATATTGCCGCCAACCCGGATTTACAAGCAGCCGGTTTCAACTTCCAACAAGCACTCCAACACTATGTCTTCGCCGGAATCCGCGAAGGACGAATGGCTGCACCTGGAGGACCTGTTGCGCCACCCCAACCACCGCCACCTCCTGCCGATCCGGGTAATACTCCTGGAACTGCTTTAAATGTCGGTACTCTCATCGGTACCCGTGCATTTGACGAATTTGTCGGTTTTGACGATCGCGAAGATTACTATCGCTTTGACGTCAGCAGTCCGATGAACTTCAATCTGTATTTAGATGGATTGACTGCTGATGCTGATGTATTGTTTTATGAAGATACTAACAGAAATGGTGTGATTGATTCCGGTGAAAATATCTTCACAAATAGCCGGAGAGGTGGAATAAATTCTGAATCGTTCAGTCGCATTTTAGCAGTTGGGAGTTACTTTGTTCTTGTTCAAGCAGACTCCGAAGGACGCAATACGAACTACACCCTTCGGCTTGTCAACCAAACCAGCGAAGCAGTAGATATTGGTCTTCTCAATGGAACCCGTAGTTTTAGTGATCTGGTGGGGAGAACAGACCCTCGCGATTACTACCGATTTAACCTCACCAGTCCCAGTAGTTTCAACTTGACCTTAGACGGATTGACTGCTGATGCCGATGTAATTCTTTATGAAGATACAAACAACAATGGTTTAATTGATTCGGGAGAAGATATCTTTACAAATAGCCGGAGAAGTGGAACAAATTCCGAATCAATCTCTCGTAACTTGCCATCAGGTAACTACTTTATTGTGGTTACAGGTGATGAAGCAAATACGAATTATAACCTGCAAATTTCTGCGACACCTGGCGTTAGTCCTCAAAGCACCAACCCAATTAACCTCAGTGACAGTGCAATTTCCGAATTTACTGCTGACCCCCTTATCAATCCCCGCAGTTTTAATACTGCCAATGATTCAGCCATTCAAACCTTCACAGCGGATGGGAATGCTGGGAGTGATTTGACTGGTGGATTGGGGAATGCCACGGCTAATTTACTCCTCAAGGAATCCTTTACCGGAGGGAATGACTTCGCCAACCTGTTAGCAGCTAACCCGGTGGAAAATCCTGATTTTAGTCAAGGTTTGGCTTTAATTTAG
- a CDS encoding DUF790 family protein: MLPSDLLSHRMNGETIVPKRLEINSKNLAIASQLITCFQEAVGCPQSELDRQLHDIEGDGTDYRIKRGLAHILKGSLSTFEVISPLEPIELRQRVFTAAAETVPSKEGTQLTLEKLATQLSQELEREVLPLHIQLGLYADLNENKILTEFDAPNPELLLHRYNVSQVQGVFYRATHLLINAHRNDPGEYKLLFKYLKLFQLMAYIEGDADCGFTITIDGPTSLFKPSTRYGLAIAKLLPALLHVTKWSLDATLQSRDPYSGDWKTGRFTLDSNCGLVSHYPPGKPYDSMLEASFVSRWDSTKTEWKLEREVDLIPIPGSVMIPDFRLVHPDGRTFLLEIVGYWRPEYLQKKFAQVRKSQRSDLILAISERLNLEKAGINLKEVTVPMVWFKDKLQPKQVLEVLGANPTGV, translated from the coding sequence ATGTTACCGAGTGACTTGCTGAGTCATCGTATGAATGGAGAGACGATTGTTCCCAAGCGATTGGAGATTAACTCCAAAAACTTGGCGATCGCCTCTCAACTCATCACCTGTTTCCAAGAAGCAGTGGGTTGTCCCCAAAGTGAACTCGATCGCCAACTGCACGACATAGAAGGCGATGGCACCGACTACCGCATCAAACGGGGACTCGCCCATATTTTAAAAGGCAGTTTAAGCACCTTTGAGGTCATTTCTCCCCTGGAACCCATTGAATTGCGTCAGCGCGTATTTACTGCGGCAGCAGAAACAGTTCCCAGTAAAGAAGGAACTCAACTCACCCTAGAAAAACTCGCCACTCAATTAAGTCAAGAATTAGAACGGGAGGTTCTCCCCCTGCATATTCAATTGGGATTATATGCAGATTTAAACGAGAATAAAATCCTCACCGAATTTGATGCACCCAACCCAGAATTATTACTCCATCGTTACAACGTCTCCCAAGTGCAAGGGGTATTTTATCGCGCTACTCATTTATTAATCAACGCCCATCGCAATGACCCAGGGGAATATAAACTGTTATTCAAGTATTTGAAATTATTTCAATTAATGGCTTATATAGAAGGCGATGCCGACTGCGGATTTACCATTACCATTGATGGTCCAACCAGCTTATTTAAACCCAGTACCCGCTATGGATTAGCCATTGCCAAACTGTTGCCTGCATTACTGCACGTCACCAAATGGAGTTTAGACGCCACCCTGCAAAGTCGCGACCCCTACAGCGGCGACTGGAAAACCGGACGATTTACCCTAGATTCTAACTGTGGATTAGTCAGCCACTATCCTCCGGGCAAGCCTTATGATAGTATGTTAGAAGCCTCATTTGTCAGTCGGTGGGATTCGACTAAAACCGAATGGAAATTAGAACGAGAAGTGGATTTAATTCCCATTCCCGGCAGTGTGATGATTCCCGATTTTCGCCTGGTTCATCCCGATGGCAGAACGTTTTTATTAGAAATAGTCGGCTATTGGCGTCCGGAATATTTACAGAAGAAGTTTGCTCAGGTGAGGAAGTCTCAGCGGAGTGATTTGATTTTAGCCATTTCCGAACGGTTGAATTTAGAAAAAGCAGGGATTAATTTAAAGGAGGTGACAGTTCCAATGGTGTGGTTTAAGGATAAATTGCAACCGAAACAGGTGTTAGAGGTGTTAGGCGCAAATCCGACGGGGGTTTAA
- a CDS encoding GNAT family N-acetyltransferase yields the protein MLEIVQLTDINHPDFQGALQIYLDSFPPCERQPLEILETRLSNQLYQWFVAKAENQVVGIALLYPLNPTDFILLDYLGTDKNYRSRGIGRTVMSYLIDLVKNQEKILLIEVENPQFCEDSEQAKRRIKFYQNNGAKVLQSVRYLLPPLSGDVPTEMLLMMVPAELGGQLPGKQVKQLIEQVYQEMYDRPSEDTLLRSFIEEVPDVVSLVHLS from the coding sequence ATGCTAGAAATTGTCCAATTGACCGATATCAATCATCCCGATTTTCAAGGTGCTTTACAAATCTACCTGGATTCTTTTCCCCCTTGCGAAAGACAACCCCTAGAAATCTTGGAAACGCGATTATCCAATCAGCTTTATCAATGGTTTGTTGCTAAAGCGGAAAACCAAGTCGTGGGAATTGCTTTACTCTACCCCTTAAACCCGACGGATTTTATCCTGCTGGACTATCTGGGGACCGATAAAAATTATCGCAGTCGCGGCATTGGTCGAACAGTGATGTCTTATCTCATTGATTTGGTGAAAAATCAGGAAAAAATCTTATTAATCGAGGTGGAAAATCCCCAGTTTTGCGAAGATTCAGAACAAGCAAAACGACGGATTAAATTTTACCAAAACAATGGAGCAAAAGTTCTGCAATCCGTTCGATATCTTCTGCCGCCTTTATCGGGAGATGTGCCGACGGAGATGTTATTAATGATGGTTCCCGCAGAATTGGGGGGTCAATTGCCAGGGAAGCAGGTAAAACAACTGATTGAACAAGTTTATCAGGAGATGTACGATCGCCCTTCGGAAGATACGCTATTACGGTCCTTTATTGAGGAAGTTCCGGATGTTGTCTCATTGGTGCATCTCTCCTAG
- the uvrC gene encoding excinuclease ABC subunit UvrC has translation METTQPLTLIQDSERLENRLKEIPPVPGVYLMRDRDDRILYIGKSKKLRSRVRSYFRESQNLTQRIERMVQQVADIEFIVTDTEAEALALEANLVKQHQPYFNVLLKDDKKYPYLCITWSETYPRIFITRKRKAASAKDRYYGPYVDAGVLRSTLHLVKQIFPLRQRPQPLFKDRPCLNYDIGRCPGVCQGLIDSEDYRKTVQKVAMVFQGRTEELLDILKQQMEVAAEELNFELAARLRDRIQGLQSLHAGQKVSLPDDRLSQDAIALSSNGDRACIQLFQVRAGQLVGRLGFVAEAQTAEPGAILQRVLEEHYRNVDSVEIPAEILVQHELPEAEILGDWLSDRKGRKVSILTPQRQTKAELIEMVAKNADYEMARMQKFSDRNAAAMQDLAELLDLPELPRRIEGYDISHVQGSDAVASRVVFIDGLPANQHYRRYKIRNPEVQSGHSDDFASLAEVLGRRFRDAGNQKRETGKIEHTPDWPDLVMIDGGKGQLSAVVEVLREMDLLEDVRVVSLAKQREEIFQPGESLPVPSDPEQPGVQLLRRLRDEAHRFAVTFHRQQRTERMRRSRLDEIPGLGFERQKQLLAHFHSLDYISIATPEQLAEVAGIGPRLAQQIYEYFHP, from the coding sequence ATGGAAACGACCCAACCTTTAACCCTGATTCAGGATTCAGAACGACTGGAAAATCGACTCAAGGAAATTCCCCCAGTTCCGGGGGTCTATTTAATGCGCGATCGCGACGATCGCATTCTCTATATTGGCAAGTCCAAAAAGTTGCGATCGCGGGTGCGGTCTTATTTCCGTGAATCCCAAAATTTGACCCAGCGAATTGAACGGATGGTGCAGCAAGTGGCGGATATTGAATTCATCGTCACGGATACAGAAGCAGAAGCATTAGCATTAGAAGCAAATCTGGTTAAGCAGCATCAACCCTATTTTAATGTCCTACTCAAAGATGATAAAAAATACCCCTATCTCTGCATTACTTGGTCGGAAACTTATCCCCGCATTTTTATCACCCGCAAGCGCAAGGCCGCCAGTGCCAAAGACCGTTATTATGGTCCTTATGTCGATGCAGGGGTATTGCGGAGTACCTTGCATTTAGTTAAGCAAATTTTTCCCTTGCGTCAGCGTCCCCAACCCCTATTTAAAGACCGACCTTGTTTAAATTATGATATTGGTCGTTGTCCAGGGGTTTGTCAAGGATTAATTGACTCGGAAGACTATCGCAAAACTGTGCAGAAGGTGGCGATGGTATTTCAAGGTCGGACGGAGGAATTACTGGATATTTTAAAGCAGCAAATGGAGGTGGCAGCAGAGGAGTTGAACTTTGAATTAGCGGCAAGACTTCGCGATCGCATTCAAGGATTGCAGTCCCTTCATGCGGGTCAAAAAGTCTCCCTACCGGACGATCGCCTCTCCCAAGATGCGATCGCACTTTCCAGCAATGGCGATCGCGCTTGTATCCAACTCTTCCAAGTTCGCGCCGGACAGTTAGTCGGACGGTTGGGATTTGTAGCAGAAGCGCAAACTGCCGAACCTGGCGCAATTTTACAACGGGTGTTAGAGGAACATTACCGCAATGTAGACTCCGTGGAGATTCCGGCAGAAATTTTAGTCCAACATGAATTACCCGAAGCGGAAATCTTGGGAGATTGGTTAAGCGATCGCAAGGGTCGGAAAGTCTCCATTCTCACTCCCCAACGGCAAACCAAGGCCGAATTAATCGAAATGGTGGCCAAAAATGCCGACTATGAAATGGCGCGGATGCAAAAATTCAGCGATCGCAATGCCGCCGCAATGCAAGATTTAGCGGAACTCCTGGATTTGCCAGAGTTGCCACGGCGCATCGAAGGATATGATATTTCTCACGTTCAAGGATCCGATGCTGTTGCCTCTCGCGTCGTCTTTATTGACGGACTCCCGGCAAATCAGCATTATCGCCGCTACAAAATCCGCAATCCCGAGGTACAATCGGGTCATTCTGATGACTTTGCGAGTCTTGCAGAAGTGCTGGGACGCCGGTTTCGCGATGCGGGTAACCAGAAACGGGAAACGGGTAAAATCGAACACACCCCGGATTGGCCAGACTTGGTTATGATTGATGGCGGTAAAGGTCAATTGTCCGCAGTGGTGGAAGTCTTGCGGGAGATGGACTTACTAGAAGATGTGCGAGTGGTGAGTTTAGCGAAACAGCGTGAGGAAATCTTCCAACCGGGAGAATCCTTACCTGTACCCTCGGACCCAGAACAACCGGGGGTGCAATTGTTACGCCGGTTACGAGATGAAGCACACCGCTTTGCCGTGACGTTTCACCGGCAACAGCGAACGGAACGAATGCGACGATCGCGCTTAGATGAAATTCCGGGTTTGGGATTTGAACGACAAAAACAATTGTTAGCGCATTTCCACTCTCTGGATTATATTAGTATTGCGACGCCAGAACAACTGGCCGAAGTGGCGGGAATTGGTCCAAGGTTGGCACAACAAATTTATGAGTATTTTCATCCATGA
- a CDS encoding Panacea domain-containing protein: protein MLSPFEVADYFIWLANETGSFLSNLKLQKLVYYAQAWHLALEDSPLFEEDFEAWIHGPVLPTLYQKYQSFSWKPIIENVAKPTLTPQLEKFLQQTADVYFGIDAYDLERMTNQEDPWKLARGNLPIDAPSTDIIKKEWMKDYYAAHAEETEEDENFPESFI from the coding sequence ATGCTAAGTCCATTTGAAGTGGCAGATTATTTTATTTGGTTGGCAAATGAAACTGGCTCTTTTCTCAGCAATCTGAAGCTACAAAAGCTAGTTTACTATGCTCAGGCATGGCATTTGGCCCTTGAAGATTCTCCCTTATTTGAGGAAGACTTTGAAGCATGGATTCACGGTCCAGTTCTGCCAACCTTGTATCAAAAATACCAGTCTTTTAGCTGGAAACCGATTATTGAGAATGTTGCCAAACCCACTCTAACCCCACAACTTGAGAAGTTTCTTCAACAAACCGCCGATGTTTACTTTGGCATTGATGCTTATGATTTAGAACGCATGACTAATCAAGAAGATCCTTGGAAACTTGCTCGTGGCAATTTACCGATTGATGCTCCGTCAACGGATATCATTAAAAAAGAGTGGATGAAAGACTATTACGCAGCTCATGCCGAAGAAACCGAAGAAGACGAAAATTTCCCCGAATCATTCATCTAA
- a CDS encoding Uma2 family endonuclease, which produces MITVPNYISPEEYLEIESQTFFRHEYRRGLVYAMAGGTDNHDRIAQNLLYLINLDLRNSSDCRFYSGNVKVNYQDEFYYYPDAFVTCDSRDRSDRYVKRYPKLIAEVLSPSTQTFDLGEKFIDYQQIDTLEEYILISQETQRVECRRRTGTDTWETEVYGEGDRIVLKSLNLGFAINELYLGVDS; this is translated from the coding sequence ATGATTACTGTCCCCAACTACATCAGTCCTGAAGAATATCTCGAAATCGAAAGTCAAACCTTCTTTCGGCATGAATATCGACGCGGTTTAGTCTATGCAATGGCAGGCGGTACCGATAATCACGATCGCATTGCTCAAAATCTTCTGTACCTGATTAACTTGGATTTGCGAAACTCCTCTGACTGTCGGTTTTATTCGGGAAATGTTAAGGTCAATTATCAAGATGAGTTTTATTACTATCCGGATGCCTTTGTGACTTGCGACTCCCGCGATCGCAGCGATCGCTATGTCAAACGCTATCCTAAATTGATCGCCGAAGTCCTGTCCCCCAGTACCCAAACCTTTGACTTAGGGGAAAAATTCATTGATTATCAACAGATTGACACCTTAGAAGAATACATTCTCATTTCCCAGGAAACCCAGCGGGTAGAATGCCGTCGCCGTACTGGTACAGATACCTGGGAAACTGAAGTCTATGGAGAAGGCGATCGCATTGTTCTGAAAAGTCTTAATCTAGGGTTTGCGATCAATGAACTCTATCTCGGCGTCGATTCCTAG
- a CDS encoding WD40 repeat domain-containing serine/threonine-protein kinase → MNYCLNPACKQPKNPDGNKFCQTCGSKLLLRDHYRALKAIGSSTYSRTFLAVDEDIPSKPFCVIKQFFPPQTVSEAQKAAELFKREAVQLDRLGQHPQIPRLLAYFEQDRCQYLIQEFMEGKTLAEELKQSGAFSEEQIFTFLKQILPLLHFVHSHQVIHRDIKPANIIRRPPVAGENLASEPRSDSLLLVGFSAVKSVANQPQIGNATIIGSPEYTASEQLTGKPTFASDLYSLGVTCIELLTQTSPFNLRHGNNWEWRQYLSRPVSATLGKILDKLLQDKASQRYQSATEVLQDLETLQPREWKAVETFASGSRIRCVAVSPDSQMIASGSEENRIQLWYPGTGKSGEQVGNWLSGHSGWVQTVSFSPDGRVLISGSCDRSLKLWDLGTGKLLRSLGDWFAPHNGWINTIAFHPSGTILVSGSTDMTIKLWNISTGKQLGTLTDHQGTVESVAISPDGKLLASGSGDRTVKLWELPSGKAVATLTGHQDIVRSVSFSPDSQILASGSRDHTLKLWQVNTGELLGNLTHSDWIEAVAFSPQFPLVVGGTRNGAVGFWNPYTEEELTVVQAHSASVTAVVFTPNGKGMISGSADGSIKVWQVASR, encoded by the coding sequence ATGAACTATTGCTTAAATCCAGCTTGTAAACAACCGAAAAACCCGGACGGCAATAAATTCTGTCAAACCTGCGGGTCAAAACTGCTGCTGCGAGACCATTACCGCGCTTTAAAGGCGATCGGCAGCAGCACCTATAGCCGCACTTTTTTAGCCGTTGATGAAGATATTCCCTCCAAACCGTTCTGTGTCATCAAACAATTTTTTCCGCCTCAAACTGTCAGCGAAGCTCAAAAAGCCGCTGAACTTTTTAAACGAGAAGCAGTGCAATTAGACCGCCTGGGACAACATCCCCAAATTCCCCGTCTTTTGGCCTATTTTGAACAAGATAGATGTCAATATTTAATTCAAGAGTTCATGGAGGGAAAAACCCTCGCGGAAGAACTCAAACAGTCCGGGGCTTTTTCGGAAGAGCAGATTTTCACCTTCCTCAAACAAATTTTACCCCTCCTGCATTTCGTTCACAGCCATCAAGTCATTCATCGGGATATCAAACCGGCTAATATTATTCGCCGTCCCCCGGTTGCCGGAGAAAATCTGGCATCAGAACCCCGTTCAGATTCTTTGCTTCTCGTGGGATTTAGTGCGGTTAAAAGTGTGGCAAATCAACCTCAAATCGGTAATGCCACGATCATCGGTAGTCCCGAATATACGGCATCAGAACAGTTGACGGGAAAACCTACCTTTGCCAGTGATTTATATAGTTTAGGGGTAACTTGTATTGAACTACTAACCCAAACCAGTCCGTTCAATCTTCGACATGGAAATAACTGGGAATGGCGACAATATCTCAGCCGTCCCGTGAGTGCGACTTTAGGCAAAATTCTGGATAAATTGCTGCAAGATAAAGCTAGTCAACGCTATCAATCCGCGACAGAAGTATTACAAGATTTAGAAACCTTACAACCCAGGGAATGGAAAGCTGTGGAAACTTTTGCCTCGGGGAGTCGCATCCGCTGCGTGGCAGTCAGTCCCGATAGTCAAATGATTGCCAGTGGCAGTGAAGAGAATCGCATCCAATTATGGTATCCTGGAACGGGAAAGTCTGGGGAACAAGTGGGGAATTGGCTATCGGGACATTCGGGATGGGTACAAACCGTGAGCTTTAGTCCCGATGGCAGGGTTTTAATCAGTGGCAGTTGCGATCGCAGTCTGAAATTATGGGATTTAGGCACAGGAAAACTGCTGCGATCGCTGGGAGATTGGTTTGCACCCCATAACGGTTGGATTAACACCATCGCCTTCCATCCTTCTGGAACAATTTTAGTCAGTGGCAGTACCGATATGACAATTAAACTCTGGAATATCAGTACCGGGAAACAATTAGGCACGTTAACGGACCATCAAGGAACGGTAGAATCAGTGGCGATTTCTCCTGATGGCAAATTATTAGCCAGTGGCAGTGGCGATCGCACGGTAAAACTCTGGGAATTACCCAGTGGAAAAGCAGTGGCAACCTTGACGGGACATCAGGATATAGTGCGATCGGTTTCCTTTAGTCCTGACAGCCAAATTCTCGCCTCCGGCAGTCGAGATCATACCTTGAAATTATGGCAAGTGAATACTGGAGAACTATTAGGAAATTTAACCCATTCGGATTGGATTGAAGCGGTGGCATTTAGTCCGCAATTCCCCTTAGTTGTGGGAGGAACTCGCAACGGTGCAGTCGGATTTTGGAATCCCTATACGGAAGAGGAGTTAACCGTCGTTCAAGCACATTCTGCCTCGGTAACTGCGGTAGTTTTTACCCCCAATGGCAAAGGGATGATCAGTGGAAGCGCGGATGGCAGTATTAAAGTCTGGCAAGTGGCATCCCGGTGA
- a CDS encoding serine/threonine-protein kinase, producing the protein MSYCLNPHCKKPYNPDNAKFCLSCRSPLGLKNRYRTIRPLGEGGMGRTFLALDQDRLNAPCAIKQLLPGPEIQSDSQAMAKVTELFEQEARQLLLLGEENSQIPVLLGYFEQDKRLYLVQQFIEGQTLWQELQRFGAFKEEQIRQLLLDLLPVLQFIHERQVIHRDIKPANIIRREDGRQSSVGQLVLIDFGIAKQLNHKGGKTGTRAGTEGYAPMEQMRGGRAYPASDLYSLGVTCIQLLTGLSLDRLYDSVESRWLWQSHLQQVGRTVSDRLAAILNKMIQDSMKARYPSATMVLQDLNTPASRSFPGKVTPFVPAVPTPPTVATNPLLDYFQGQIWECDATFTGHTAAIKTIALSTDGQIIASGSEDKTIIIWDRHTGKILQTLTQHSRAVTAVAISLDGRLLVSGSMDKTIKFWQLPTGFLLRTLTGHTKAITALTITPDGKTLVSGSADKTLKVWDLRTAQLQQTWEGHPQGVSCVTCSPDGKTIASGSDDGTIKLWNLRNGSVKATLTGHQDRVEALAIASDSQTLASGSRDKTIQTWQLDTGTRLATPKEHSSGFQAIGYLPLPPTLNPRNGHILVSGSEDKTLKFWHQETGNLLHILTGHSDSITCLALSSDGQTIISGSPDKTLKIWQNLNP; encoded by the coding sequence ATGAGCTATTGCCTCAATCCCCATTGCAAGAAGCCTTACAATCCAGATAACGCCAAGTTTTGTCTGAGTTGTCGTTCTCCGTTAGGGCTTAAAAATCGCTATCGCACCATTCGTCCCCTCGGGGAAGGCGGCATGGGGCGCACGTTTTTGGCCCTGGATCAGGACCGCCTGAATGCGCCCTGTGCGATTAAGCAATTATTACCGGGACCGGAAATCCAGTCCGACTCGCAAGCGATGGCAAAGGTGACGGAGTTATTTGAACAGGAGGCGCGGCAACTGTTACTCCTGGGGGAAGAAAATTCCCAAATTCCGGTGCTGTTAGGTTATTTTGAACAAGATAAACGCCTGTATTTGGTGCAGCAGTTTATTGAAGGACAAACCTTGTGGCAAGAACTGCAACGGTTTGGGGCGTTCAAAGAGGAACAAATTCGCCAGTTGTTGTTAGATTTGCTGCCGGTATTACAGTTTATCCATGAACGGCAGGTGATTCACCGGGATATCAAACCGGCCAATATTATCCGTCGGGAGGATGGCAGACAATCCTCGGTGGGTCAATTGGTGTTAATTGATTTTGGAATTGCTAAACAACTGAATCACAAAGGGGGAAAAACTGGTACGAGGGCGGGGACGGAAGGATATGCACCCATGGAGCAAATGCGGGGGGGACGGGCTTATCCGGCGAGTGATTTGTATAGTTTGGGGGTGACTTGTATTCAGTTGTTAACGGGACTTTCTCTCGATCGCCTCTATGATTCGGTGGAGTCGCGGTGGTTGTGGCAGTCGCACTTACAGCAAGTCGGACGCACCGTCAGCGATCGCCTTGCCGCGATTCTGAATAAGATGATCCAAGATTCAATGAAAGCCCGCTATCCTTCTGCCACAATGGTTCTCCAGGATTTGAATACTCCAGCTAGTCGCAGTTTTCCCGGGAAAGTCACCCCCTTTGTTCCCGCTGTTCCTACCCCACCGACGGTTGCCACGAATCCCCTGCTAGACTATTTTCAAGGCCAAATCTGGGAATGTGATGCCACGTTCACCGGACATACTGCCGCCATCAAAACCATCGCCCTCTCTACCGACGGTCAAATCATTGCCTCGGGGAGTGAGGATAAAACTATTATCATTTGGGACCGTCATACGGGCAAAATCCTCCAGACCCTCACCCAACATTCCCGCGCTGTAACCGCAGTGGCTATCTCACTCGATGGTAGACTCTTGGTGTCCGGGAGTATGGATAAAACGATTAAATTCTGGCAATTACCCACGGGCTTTTTGCTTCGCACGCTCACCGGACATACTAAGGCGATCACTGCCCTCACAATTACCCCCGATGGCAAAACCTTAGTCAGTGGTAGCGCCGACAAGACCCTAAAGGTTTGGGATTTGCGGACCGCACAACTGCAACAAACCTGGGAGGGACATCCGCAAGGGGTTTCCTGTGTCACCTGTTCCCCGGATGGCAAAACGATCGCCTCCGGCAGTGACGATGGCACGATTAAACTTTGGAACCTGCGGAATGGGAGTGTGAAAGCTACTCTGACGGGACATCAGGACCGGGTTGAGGCCCTGGCGATCGCCTCGGACAGTCAAACCCTCGCCTCCGGGAGTCGGGATAAAACCATCCAAACCTGGCAACTGGATACCGGCACCCGATTAGCGACCCCGAAAGAACATTCCAGCGGATTTCAGGCGATCGGTTATCTCCCCTTACCCCCCACCCTCAATCCCCGAAATGGTCATATTTTAGTCAGTGGCAGTGAAGACAAAACCCTGAAATTTTGGCATCAAGAAACCGGCAACCTCCTCCATATCCTTACCGGCCATAGTGATAGTATAACCTGCTTGGCCTTGAGTTCTGACGGTCAGACCATCATCAGTGGCAGTCCTGATAAAACTCTCAAAATTTGGCAGAATTTAAACCCTTAA